CTCAGGCATTGGTGTCAGGGATTATAAAAAACGAAAGCCTGCCGAAATATTATAGAAATATTTTGAAAGAAAGCATAGAAATGAATGATCTTGTTACTAATCTTCTGACTATTTCAAAATTATCATCACCAGGTATAAAACTAAGCCAGAGTGAAGTCAGTTCACTTAATCTTATAAAAAATAGCATAGAAAAATATGAAACTCTGGAGCTGGAGAAAGATATTAACTGGTCTTTTCCAGATGACGACTTCATTATTTTCGGCGAAGAAAAATTATTAAAAACAGCTTTTGATAATATTATACAAAATGCCTTAAAATATTCAAAAGAAAATGGTATAATATTTATATATAACGATAAAAATAAATTAAAGATAGAAAATCAAATGAGCAGTCCGCTTTCTAAGAACAAAGAACTTCTCTGGGAGCCATTTTCAAGAGGTGAAAACGCCACTGATTTCAGTATTGACGGCAATGGTCTCGGATTATCAATAGTTAGAATGATATTAAATTTAAATGGATTAACTCCGGAAATAGAAATAAAAGATGATAAATTTATTTTTATTATAAAAAAGAATTTTTGACATAATTCTGACACAATAGAATGTTATCATAATTATAGAAAAAGATTTTAGAATTGGAGTGATGTTTATGAAAAAGTTAGTAACAGTAGCTTTATTGATGTTAGCAGTTACTGCAAGTGCTTTCGCAGGCAGCCACCACGGCGGGACTCACAGACACAGTGACAGCTGCGGGCATACTTGGCGTTACTAAATATCTTTATTGGTACTTAATTACAGAAAATTAAACGCGAGTATTTTGGCAAGCTGAAATTTTTGATTTTATTCCATCATTGCCAAAATACTATATATTATTTTAATAAAACAATATGATAGGATGTGAATTTTTATGAAAAAAGTTTTTATGATAGGTGCTTTGGTATTATCAATCGGAGGTTTTGCAGCTGCAAGAGGAATGGGCTACGGAGGCGGAATGGGTTATGGTAACGGGCATCACGGAGGATGCGGCGGCGGTGGTTACCACTACCAAATGATGGCCAACAACCCTGATATGCAAAAATCATGGATTACTATAGAAGAAAAAAGACTTGATGTAAGAAAAGAAATGATAAAAACTTCCCCTGACTGGAAAAAAATAGAAAAATTAAATACTGATATTGCCACTGAACAGGCAAAAATGAGAACAGCTATGGAAAAATACATGAGAGAAAATCCAAATGCTAATTATACAAACACACGTTAATATATTTATACAAGGAACTGTCCCCGAGAATAAGTAATACCGAAATTCAGGGACAGTTTTTTTATTACTGTAACATTTTGGTATATTTTATATCTACCATTCTTTTTCATTTCCATATATGATATTTACATTTTTCCTGAAAAATGGTAAACTTGTAGTTACAGATAACATATACTTACATAATTAAATGATAATAATTTTATGATATAAAAGAAAGAAGGAACAAAATGACTAAGGCAATTTTTTTTGATATTGACGGAACTCTGGTCAGTTTCAAAACACATCAGATACCAAAGGAAACTATCCATGCACTGCATGAGCTGAGAAAAAAAGATATTAAGCTGTTTATTGCAACAGGACGCCACCATTCTATGATTACACTTGATAATATTTTCAAATTCGACGGATATGTTACTCTAAATGGTCAGTATTGCTATAATAATAAAGAAATTATATATAAGCAAAGTATAAAAAAAGAAGATATTGAAATAATAGCAGACCAAACCAGCAAAAATCTTTATGCATGTTATTTTATCAAAGAAAATGAAGTGTTTACCAATATGGTAAATGATCAGGTAAAATGGTTTGCAAGTGAACTTAATACAAAAATTCCTGAAGTTTGTGATCCTGCTGTGGAAACTGTAAAAAATGATATTTATCAGCTTACGGCTTTTGTAGATAAAGAACAGGAAAATATGCTTCTTAACAGCACTAATTTTATAGATGCTACAAGATGGCATGATAAATTTATAGATGTTACCCCGAAAGGCGGAAGTAAAAGTGTGGGAATAGAAGCTGTGCTGAAATATTACAATATTCCTGTGGAACAAACCATGGCATTTGGTGACGGTGAAAATGATGTTACTATGTTACAGCATGTAAATAAAGGAATTGCTATGGGAAATGCCAGCGATTTTGTAAAAAGTTCCGCAGATTATGTAACTTCTCATATTGATGATAACGGTCTGGTAAAAGCGCTTGAACATTTTAAAATTTTATAATATTATATTCAAATAAAAATACGGGAATATTTTCTTCAGAAGTATTTCCTTTTTTATTTAGATAAAATACCATAAAAATATAAGAAGGTGTGCTGTATTATCTTCTCATACAAGCACACCTTAGCTTATCATTGTCATTCTTTTATACCTTCCCGATTGAATTTATTTTATATTATATCTGAACCCGGCTGAAAATACATTATTTGAGATGTCAGAATCATTTATCTGCATATCATAGTTTGCATACCAAGCCCATTTATCATTTACTTCAGTGCTTATTCCCAGACCCGTCCATACAGAGTCTCCTGGGAGACCTATACCTTCTACTGTAAATCTTTCAGATGACATTCCCACATAAGATGCTTCAAAGCTCAAATCTTCGTCATTAAACGCTTTCTGCCAAGATGCATACCCTAGAATTGTACTTTTTCCGCCTGCCCATTCAAAGTCGTATTCACCTCTAAGACCTATTGAACCTGATGTCTGATCATAAGTTTTACTGTCGGCTTCCAGACCAAGGAGACTTCCGTCTTCTGTGAAACTTCCTCTTTTTACTGAATCATATGATATTCCTGCAAAAGGTGTTAAGTTAAAGTTTTTCGCAAGTTTGAATTTATAACCTGTTTCACCGTATCCTGAATAAACATAATCATCATGGTTTATTGATACATTTTCAGTCTGTGAACCTGTTACTATCTCCCTGTCTACATCACTTGAGACAAATCCTATACCTAATCTACCTAATACATAAAATTTATCATCTTTTTCTCCGTATCTTCCATAAAGTGATATTCCCAAGTTCTGGCTTTTTGATTTTCCGCCGTAACGGTCAAAATCCGCATCTGCATCTGAATAAGATATAGCTGCACCTAATATTACACTGTCGCTTATATTTTTATCAATACCTACCTGTCCGCCAAATGATGTTGTATCTGCTGAAGCATAACCTGATTCTTTTAATTTTCCTGTTGATGCTATTCCGCTGAACCATATTCCTGCTACATCTGCTTTATTTTCCAAGCTTCCCAACATTACCAGTCTGTTAGTTAAGTCTCTGTTTACTGCTTGTGACTGCTGGAATGTAAGAGCCTGTGCAGAAGCATAAATCTGACCTGATAAACTATCTAGTGTTGCTGCAAGGTCTGATGATGACGACTGCTGAAGCATTGCTATTTTTGTTCTGAATTCATCGCTTCCCTGGTTATTATCAAGAGCTGTTAACACCTGTTCAAGATTTTGTGATGAATTATTTCTTGTTGCATCTGAATTATAAGCTGCTTCTGCATATTCTGCTATATCTCTTCTTGCTACGCTTAATTTTACGCCATCGTTTCCATAAGCAACGTCAGATTGAAGGAATACCGGTGTTTCTACTTTTCCAAATTCACTCGTTACACCATTTACGGCACTTATTACATTTTCTGTTATTACATCTTTACTTATGTACACCGGATTATTGTCCGCATCTTTCGGAGCTGTTACTCTTAAAGTGGAATTATTTAAATCTGCTGTTCCTCCCACTTTTATAGTTGCCCCAGCTGCACTTATTATTACACCTTCAGGAGTAGAAGTATAATTTCCCTGAATGTTCATTCCTTGTCCTGTACTGCTGACAGTTCCTCCGTTATTTATTACATTATTATTTATGTATCCTCCGTTGCTTGCTAGAGTTCCGCCAGACTGTACATCTACCTCAGATACCACTTGTCCGTTTACTTCAAGCACTCCGCCGTTTACTACGTTCTTTCCTGTATATGTATTTTTACCGCTGAGTATCAATGTTCCTGTTCCTGCCTTTATCAGCCCTGCATCTCCTGATATGTCATTTCCGAATGTAGAAGTAACAGTATTGAATGTTACATTGACATAATCTCCCAATGCAAGTCTTTTATCAAAAAGTGCCGGTCCTTTTACTGCTTTGCTTATGTTTAAAAGTCCCCAACCATACACAGCATCTACACCTTTAGCTCCTTTATCAGTAGCTGTGGATAATATTGTCTGTCTTATAAGATCACCGTTCATCCATGGGTATTCTTCCTGAATCAAAGCTGCTGTTCCTGTTACTACCGGAGCTGCAAATGAAGTTCCCATTCCAGAAACATTTCTTACATTAAATTCATAATCTCCCACTGCTGCCAGACACCAGTTCTGTGCTATACCGCATTTATTTGAGTAATCACTCGGAGTCCCGTCTGTAGAATCCACTGCCATAACAGCTAACCATCCTTTTTGCATTTCAGGATAAAAATATGGAAGTCCTGCTTCGGCAGAAACCTCATCTTTACCTGAATTTCCTGCTGCCCAGATAAATAAACTGTCTGTAGATGCCTTATCTCTGTAAAACGATACTACCGGATCAGAAAGCGGCATATCAGATTTTGAAGCAGTTTTTATTGTTCTTGAAGCTACTCCGAACGACTGATTGTATATTCTTACTCCGTTATTATATAAATTATCGTACATACCTCTCTGCACTACTATACAGTTATTGCTTCCGTCAGAACATACCGTCCCGGC
Above is a window of Sebaldella sp. S0638 DNA encoding:
- a CDS encoding Cof-type HAD-IIB family hydrolase, translating into MTKAIFFDIDGTLVSFKTHQIPKETIHALHELRKKDIKLFIATGRHHSMITLDNIFKFDGYVTLNGQYCYNNKEIIYKQSIKKEDIEIIADQTSKNLYACYFIKENEVFTNMVNDQVKWFASELNTKIPEVCDPAVETVKNDIYQLTAFVDKEQENMLLNSTNFIDATRWHDKFIDVTPKGGSKSVGIEAVLKYYNIPVEQTMAFGDGENDVTMLQHVNKGIAMGNASDFVKSSADYVTSHIDDNGLVKALEHFKIL
- a CDS encoding autotransporter domain-containing protein, translated to MKTNKKIMFIITLATALVSCSSSGGGEGNSGGGGTATPTPIDVTRDIPFNPEDPHNAKEAKENKIDGTGVTVGVVDSNFDVNNIEFRDANGKSRITKDSNYAGSTNIHGSLVSELIGGKTIGVAPGVKIRGEAAGTVCSDGSNNCIVVQRGMYDNLYNNGVRIYNQSFGVASRTIKTASKSDMPLSDPVVSFYRDKASTDSLFIWAAGNSGKDEVSAEAGLPYFYPEMQKGWLAVMAVDSTDGTPSDYSNKCGIAQNWCLAAVGDYEFNVRNVSGMGTSFAAPVVTGTAALIQEEYPWMNGDLIRQTILSTATDKGAKGVDAVYGWGLLNISKAVKGPALFDKRLALGDYVNVTFNTVTSTFGNDISGDAGLIKAGTGTLILSGKNTYTGKNVVNGGVLEVNGQVVSEVDVQSGGTLASNGGYINNNVINNGGTVSSTGQGMNIQGNYTSTPEGVIISAAGATIKVGGTADLNNSTLRVTAPKDADNNPVYISKDVITENVISAVNGVTSEFGKVETPVFLQSDVAYGNDGVKLSVARRDIAEYAEAAYNSDATRNNSSQNLEQVLTALDNNQGSDEFRTKIAMLQQSSSSDLAATLDSLSGQIYASAQALTFQQSQAVNRDLTNRLVMLGSLENKADVAGIWFSGIASTGKLKESGYASADTTSFGGQVGIDKNISDSVILGAAISYSDADADFDRYGGKSKSQNLGISLYGRYGEKDDKFYVLGRLGIGFVSSDVDREIVTGSQTENVSINHDDYVYSGYGETGYKFKLAKNFNLTPFAGISYDSVKRGSFTEDGSLLGLEADSKTYDQTSGSIGLRGEYDFEWAGGKSTILGYASWQKAFNDEDLSFEASYVGMSSERFTVEGIGLPGDSVWTGLGISTEVNDKWAWYANYDMQINDSDISNNVFSAGFRYNIK